The Phormidium sp. PBR-2020 DNA segment CGTTGAGCAATTTGCTGATCTGGGGCAATATACTGAGCTTTTTCTTGAATCCAAGGAGCCATCATTTCAGGAGACGCATATAAACAATAGCGAAGTGAGCGGCCCGTCTGGTCATAAAATCCAAACAGCCAATGTTTGCCCTGCCATTTCTGTACATGGTCAAAGCTGAAATCTCGAACTGTGGTGACAGAGGCAGTGGTGGTCGATTTCAGTTCAAAAGGAATGTTTTGTTCCTCCATCTCCAGTATGGCATCCACTCCACTGCGACTGGGACGCTCAGGCTTTTTCAGTCCAAACAGGGTAATGAGTTCATTTTCCCGTCGATCATCTTGTACGGACATTCTCAGCCATTGATGGATTAAGGAACAGAGAGAAGAAACAGAACCTAAAACAAGAAATAGCGTTGGGCCATGGGTAAACTCTCCGCCGGTTCACAGGTTAATAACTCCCCATCGGCCCGAACCTCATAGGTTTCGGGATCAACCTCAATCTGGGGTAAGGCATTATTCAACTTCAAATCCCCTTTGCTAATCTGGCGAGTGTTCGATACCCCCAGGGTGGGTTTTTGTAACCCCAGTTGACGGCCAACCTCCGCCTCAACCGCCACTTGGGAGACAAAGGTGACTGACGTGGCCGCGATCGCCCCCCCATAACTGCCAAACATGGGCCGCATATGGACTGGCTGCGGGGTGGGAATACTGGCATTGGCATCCCCCATCTGGGCCCAAGCAATCATCCCCCCTTTCACCACTAACTCCGGCTTCACCCCAAACATGGCCGGTTTCCAGAGACATAAATCCGCGAGTTTCCCCGCTTCAACGGAACCCACATGATGGGAAATCCCATGCACGATCGCCGGATTAATCGTGTACTTGGCCACATAGCGTTTGGCCCGCATATTGTCATGGCGATCGCAGTCAGCCCCCAACGGCCCTCGCTGCACTTTCATCTTATGGGCCGTCTGCCAGGTTCGGATGATATTCTCCCCAACCCGTCCCATCGCTTGGGAATCGGAGGAAATAATACTAAATGCCCCTAAATCATGCAAAATATCCTCCGCTGCAATAGTTTCGCGGCGAATTCGGGACTCGGCAAAGGCCACATCTTCGGGAATGTTGCGATCGAGGTGGTGACACACCATCAACATATCCAGATGTTCTTCTAAGGTGTTCACCGTATAGGGCCGGGTGGGATTCGTCGAAGACGGTAAAACATTGGCCACCCCACAGACTTTGATGATATCTGGGGCATGACCGCCCCCAGCGCCCTCGGTATGATAGGTATGAATGGCCCGATTCTTGAAGGCGGCGATGGTGTTTTCTACAAACCCGGCTTCGTTGAGAGTGTCGGTGTGAATCGCCACTTGCACATCATACTCGTCGGCGACGCTGAGACACGTGTCAATGGCGGCGGGAGTGGTTCCCCAGTCTTCATGGAGTTTTAACCCCAAGGCCCCGGCCATGACTTGTTCGACTAATCCCCGTTTTTGGGAACTGTTCCCTTTTCCCATAAAGCCGAGATTAACGGGGAAGGCGTCGGCCGCTTGTAGCATCCGCTGGATGTTCCAGGAACCGGGGGTGCAGGTGGTGGCGTTGGTTCCGGTGGTTGGGCCGGTTCCGCCGCCAATCATGGTAGTGATTCCTGAGGCGATCGCCGTCTCAATCAATTGCGGACAAATAAAGTGAATGTGACTATCAATTCCCCCAGCGGTGACGATACAGCCTTCAGCGGCGATCGCCTCGGTGGCGGGGCCGATAATAATATCAACGTTATCCTGAATATGAGGGTTTCCCGCTTTGCCAATTTTGCAAATTTTGCCGTCTTTAATGCCAATGTCGGCTTTAACAATGCCCCACCAATCGAGAATTAGGGCGTTGGTAATCACCACGTCTACTGCGCCTTCTTCGCGAGAAATGGGGGATTGTCCCATGCCATCTCGGATGACTTTTCCCCCGCCAAATTTTACTTCGTCGCCATAGGTGGTATAGTCTCGTTCAACTTCGATAATAATGTCGGTATCGGCTAGGCGGAGGCGATCGCCCACGGTGGGACCAAAGGTTTCAGCGTAGGCGCGGCGATTCATGAAGTAAGGCATGGGATAAAAGAAGGGAACAGGGAATAGGGGGGAGAAGGCAAGAGGGTAACCACAGAGTCACAGAGGACACAGAGGAGGAGGAGGGGGAAGAACTAACCTCGCCCTACGGGCACCCTTCCTAGGAGGGGAAGGAGGGTTATTTTTTCTTTTTCTTCTTCTTCTCTTTTTTCGACTTTTTCTTGTCTTTGCTGTCCTTATCGTCTGATTTTTCGTCTAGGGAACCGTTGATTAAACCATTGAATCCGTAGATTTCACGAGTTCCAGCTAGGGTGACCAACTCTACCTCTTTCTCATCTCCGGGTTCAAAGCGGACGGCGGTTCCGGCGGGGATGTTGAGACGCATTCCTCGGGTTTGGTCGCGGTCAAAATTGAGGGCGGTGTTGACTTCAAAAAAGTGGAAATGGGAGCCAATTTGAACCGGGCGATCGCCACTGTTGGCGACGGTAATTTTGAGTTTTGGACGGTCGGCGTTGAGTTCAATTTCACCCTCTAGGGGCAATAGTTCTCCGGGAATCATGAAGGGTTCTCCTTATGGTTTTTGCAGTTTAGGCAACAGTTGGGGTCGCCCAAATTAGGATTTACAGATAGAATGGGTTAAATAATGGGGTCGTGAACAGTGACTAATTTAGTCCCATCGGGAAAGGTGGCCTCAACTTGTACTTCCGTGACCATTTCGGCGATGCCGTCCATGACATCATCACGGGATAACAGCGTTTTGCCAAACTGCATTAACTCCGCCACCGATCGCCCCTCTCTGGCCCCCTCTAAAATTCCCGCTGTAATATAGGCCACCGCTTCGGGATAGTTGAGTTTTAAGCCTTTGGCTTTGCGACGTTCAGCTAATAACGCTGCTGTGAAAATGAGCAGTTTATCTTTTTCTTGGGGAGACAGTTGCATAGAGAGTACGCCCTCGGGGACATTAATAGGACCAAATGCGGGGAATCGTGACGAGGCGATCGCCT contains these protein-coding regions:
- a CDS encoding urease subunit beta, which encodes MIPGELLPLEGEIELNADRPKLKITVANSGDRPVQIGSHFHFFEVNTALNFDRDQTRGMRLNIPAGTAVRFEPGDEKEVELVTLAGTREIYGFNGLINGSLDEKSDDKDSKDKKKSKKEKKKKKKK
- the ureA gene encoding urease subunit gamma; its protein translation is MQLSPQEKDKLLIFTAALLAERRKAKGLKLNYPEAVAYITAGILEGAREGRSVAELMQFGKTLLSRDDVMDGIAEMVTEVQVEATFPDGTKLVTVHDPII
- the ureC gene encoding urease subunit alpha, with the protein product MPYFMNRRAYAETFGPTVGDRLRLADTDIIIEVERDYTTYGDEVKFGGGKVIRDGMGQSPISREEGAVDVVITNALILDWWGIVKADIGIKDGKICKIGKAGNPHIQDNVDIIIGPATEAIAAEGCIVTAGGIDSHIHFICPQLIETAIASGITTMIGGGTGPTTGTNATTCTPGSWNIQRMLQAADAFPVNLGFMGKGNSSQKRGLVEQVMAGALGLKLHEDWGTTPAAIDTCLSVADEYDVQVAIHTDTLNEAGFVENTIAAFKNRAIHTYHTEGAGGGHAPDIIKVCGVANVLPSSTNPTRPYTVNTLEEHLDMLMVCHHLDRNIPEDVAFAESRIRRETIAAEDILHDLGAFSIISSDSQAMGRVGENIIRTWQTAHKMKVQRGPLGADCDRHDNMRAKRYVAKYTINPAIVHGISHHVGSVEAGKLADLCLWKPAMFGVKPELVVKGGMIAWAQMGDANASIPTPQPVHMRPMFGSYGGAIAATSVTFVSQVAVEAEVGRQLGLQKPTLGVSNTRQISKGDLKLNNALPQIEVDPETYEVRADGELLTCEPAESLPMAQRYFLF